From the Onychostoma macrolepis isolate SWU-2019 chromosome 13, ASM1243209v1, whole genome shotgun sequence genome, the window tgatatgacgatcgttttactcaaatgaaacggtcaaatgctcatgaagcaactctcagagcagttctggggatgttgttcatgtatttatgtcctcatttagtgagacggcatATGCTGAAAATACCGCGAGTGCCgcgcacttcagtgtgtgtgtttactaatcaaaaccgcgcgtctgtgccattcacataTGAGACatgcagaattcatatttaaagtctttttccagcttaatatttacagatactagtccatagcaacgagtcgatttaagtgtactgacctacttttgattaattaatccaaactttgacaaactcTGTGACTCTGcgaaatacagtaaattccatttatATGACTGGATATACTAGAGTGCCTTTAGTCTTCCACATTGATTGGTCGAACTTGTGACTCCCAACAAATCAGATGCGCGGTGGGCGGAGACTGCTCTAGGCCACAGAGTGGCGAGTTCTGACAGGCTGCATCAGAGCCAAATAGcgcgtttcaaaattaaataattttatcggcacatcggttttgaaaatgacGATACCgataatcattaaaaatgcttaatatcggcgccgataatcggtcgacccctagtCAGAGAGCTCTGTTTATTAACCGCTAGAGCAccaaaagttacggactgcagctgtaagcagcaaatcagcatattagaataatttctgaaggatcataaaGACTGAAGTTATGATGCTGTTATGatgctaaaatatattaaattagaaaacttAAACtgcaacaatatttcacaatattacagtttttacattattttaaatcaaataaatacagccttagtGCGCAACAAAAAATTCTAAtttacacacgtggtcagaattgttggcacccttggtaaatatgatcaaagaaggctgtggaaataaatctgcattgtttgactttttttttttttttttttaaaaggttttctgaccttgagactcaactattttctgaaattctccagctgtggtccttggaaagtctttagccactcaaactctccttctcaccgtgcattaggacgatatagacacacgtcctcttccaggcagttttgtaacattttatgttgattggaaatttttaattattgccctAATGgaggaaatgggaattttcactgctctagctcttttcttaaagccacttcactaatttgtgaagctcaattatcttttgctgcatctcagaaatatattctttggtttttctcatggtgatggatgattaaggaatttgggctttgttttccctcctatttatatttctgtgaaacaggaagccatggctggataatttcatgttcataatccagctggtgtgctcaaaattgtgaatatgaatgggaatatacttcagagatatatattcataagaatttctaggggtgcaaataattgtgtccaacatgtatttgagaaaaacatttattttgtaatgatatttcccccccattttaaattcttattatccaatgaaaggttagatttttgtgattttttttaaataaaagatcaaaaggattaacaatgcacatttattttcacagccttctttgatcatatttaccaagggtaccaacaattctgaccacgtgtgtatatttttaaatttcatcCTTAAATAAGACTAATTAAATGTCACATAAGTAAACATTATACAGAATTTCATACAGGTTTGTGTGTTGATGTGTGTATTTAGTGTTACCTGCGTGTGTCCTCTCCTTCTCCCTCCAGGTCAAGATGTTTTAGCAGACCATTGATTTCCTCCACCACTTGTTTTCTGTAGTTCCTCACCGCAGCATTACTAGACACATCCAGGGCGTCCAGTTCAACCAACAGCTCTGTAAGGATCCTTGCCAGGTGGGCACAGCTATCACGCCCACTCAGACCCATCAGCAGAGCCACTTCCTGGCACCGGGCACCACTCACCTACACAAGATGAGTTAATTTCAGGTTCTCTTTATTTTACTGTCAACATTGTTTAAGTTGTTTCAtggctaaatttatttattttttttcaaaaatgatttaaaatgttatatacaataccattcaaaagtgggctcagaaagttttttttttttttaaaagaagtctcctATGCTCAGTAAGGCTGCACTTATTtaatcataaatacagtaaaagcagtaaatttgtgaaatattattacaatttaaaataactgttctctatttgaatatatttaaacatttaatttattgctgtgatgcaaagctgaattttcagcattattactccagtcttcagtgtcacatgatccttaagatCTTATgctccccaaacttttgaatggtggtgtaaataaaacactattaaCATTTGAATGGCTATTTTCCACTCTCTCTCtgacctttaaaataaaaaaggtctGTTTTGTAACTGCTGTATCTtcacatgtaaaaataaataagttatttGCTGGTTAAGATGCAGGATTGTGATTTCtcgtaatcttttttttttttagcaatacCACTCACCTGCGCCATGACTTGATTAATACGCTGCACAGCCTCATGTGTGTCATCGGACAACGGCAGCGCCAACGTATGAGTGCGGACACGACCCTCCAGTATTTCCTGTACGGCACAGACTCGTGTCAGCGCTTTGTAACGGGCCTTCCTGAGCGGGACACTTCCACCCGTCTTAACCTGGGCCAGCCGCATGGCCACGTCCTGCACAGCCTCCACCAGCTCCTCACTGATCTCAAAGGCATCCTGAGCCTGGCCCTGCCGGAACGGCTCCACAACCCCTTCATTCAGCAAGTTCTGCGCCTCCTGGGTCAGCTCCTCAATGGCCAGCCGAGACGGATGCGTAGCATTGCCCTCCAGGTAGCGAAGCAGACCCTCGACCTCTCCTGCCGCACGCTTCCGAGCCTGCTGAAGCTCCGGCCGGCCCTCCGTCTCCACCTGGGTCAGGAAACAAAACATGGTTAAGAAGAATGAACTAGTGTGACTTCATATTGAACTAAAAAGTTTGATGGCCTGTCCTGACCTTATCGACCTCCAGCAGTAATCGGGTCAGCTCTCGCTCCAGTCGTTTGTACTCTCTGTCGTTCTGCAGGCCGCTGTAAGAGCACACCTGTGGGCCCAGGCTGGCAATCTCCCTTTGCACCTCGTCCAGCCGTAACAGGGCTGGGTGCTGCCCAGGGTACGGGCCCTGGGGTCCCGCATAACCTGCGAAGGGTCCTGGCATTTGCTGCGTCTGTTGCTGCTGACTGCCATGATCCATCGTCCTCTTCCCACCATCAAAGGGTTTCCTAAACAGGCTGAAGGAGAAGAGAGAGGTGAGAGCTGGTCAGGATATGGAAATAGTCACAGTGTGATGTTGGGACAATAAATACAGAGGATGAAATGGAATACAAGTAAAATAGAAGATTTTTATGGGTAGCTGGCAGGAAAACTactttaaacaacattttgttaattctTTTATTGTACAGGTAGAATTTATAAGCTCATACTAATTGATAATAGCAgactatataaaatattgtgagaaaaaaaaagtttttacactGCATGACCATTTAAATGAACTAGTGAAAGCAGTAAGATGATTAAAGAAATGATTGTATAattttaggtgctttttttaaacaaactagCATTCaaaattgtttgcttttgtttttgaaagaaaacttTTATGCtgaccaaggctgtatttatttaaatcaaaaatacagtaaaattaatcattataaatgtctttactgtcagtttttagaataacttactgaccccaaacttttgaacagtaatgtacaTTCAAATCTgtcaccaaataaataaattaaagttcaCAGACATACTGTACTTCAACTACACTTATACAGTGGCCTCAAAAAGCACTTAgagaaagaagatattttgaagtttCCGGTCCccgttgacttccatagtatggaaaaaaacatatggaagtcaatgggaactaGAAACTGAAAGGTACCAACCTTTCTtcacacattcttcaaaatatcatgttccacagaaaaattCACACAGGATTGGAATGACATgcggttgagtaaatgatgacagaattttcatttttgggtgaattatcgcTAAAAGACAcacttaaaatgaatattattgtattaaaacaaaataacaaaacatcaGGCAAACACGTGGTGACAAACAAATGTTTCTTCTTCCTAAATTACTTTATCCAGCAGGTAATTTTTAGTGGATGTCTataataagaagtttaaaaaaaaagaagatatgaCCCACTTGTCAAAAACTCAAGACTGTATTATTGTGTGTTGGGATAAAATAGGGTTAATCCTAACCCAGGTAAacttttattaagaaaaatacAGGAGAGAGGTTTTGTGCACAGGTTGTATGTGTTGTACAGCTGTGATGACTAAGGCTGACTAAACCAAAGGTTTCCAACTACACCCAtcataaacaaaacacaaaccaaaTAGGCTTGCCAATGCAGGAGCTGTATGACTGCATGACATCACAAACCTCCGTTTGTTAAGTGGACAACCTTTATGAACAAACAGTTTCCCAAAACCAGAAGGTTCGTATAACTTGCTTAATCTGTCCATCTGAAATGCAACCATTCATGCATACCAAGTCTGACTTTCTGAAACTAATCCATTCATCTGATTATGACAAAAACAGGCAGGTTGTGTCAACCCAACTTACTGGAAGGTCTTGGAAAGTGTACTCCCTACCTGCCGGTGTCATGAAATCATGGGGACCTACTCATTTCCACAAAAAGATGGCAAAATCTGGCTACTAGTACATGTTATATAAGTGTATCAAATCAAAAGCACCTACAGAAGATGTTTAGAGAAATAAAGTGTCCCTAAGAGCAGATGCCCTTCAAGAACAGTCCATTCAGAGCTGTCTTACCTCTGCAGATTCAAAGTCCTAGACAATACTTTACTGGCAGCAGACTGCCGCTGCTATTCCCTAAGGAACTGTCTGTGATGTCATGGACAGATCATATTCTTGGTCCTTAAAGAGACAGTGTCCATTAGCACCCAGACCATAGTGCTcatgaaatacatttaataacaaGACATGGAAGAGATTATAGAAGgctttaaatataatgtagagcTACTGAGCAATTACATTTAAGTTCTTGGTAGATGCTTTCTCATCAATGTACCTAACAAGAAGTACACAAATATGGTATTTTCGGTTAtcctttattttaaggtgttcttgttacagtgttatacatttaagtactgactgagtaatattaatacatgtaCTACTTATATGGTTatgattagggtttggcttagggttacttgtatgtaattatgcataattagttgattttataatagtaagtacatgtaacatgtgtaacaagaacaccttaaaataaagtgttaccatattttcTATGTGGCCTTTTTCAGAGCAGGAAGTCAAGGATACAATAAAAGCGCAAGcgtgtaatttattattattattgttttatttaaaaatgcagttcttttgatCAACATCATGATTAGCATTTCCTTGTTAGGAAACAACACTGCTTGCAAGACAGCAAAAGAACTGGGTTAAAGTTTTgggtaaatttaaattttaggcTTTGAATCTGCACCAGAGCTGCTTTGCTTGCTGCGTGCTGTGTTTGTatgcatttaacattttatcaaTGTACATCAGTGAGGGATTTAagcttatatattttttttcaaaacgtATCaagtttacaaaaataaaaaaagactgaaattatCAACAtaacatgttttgtttattgGGTTGAAGTTTGATTACCACAGCAAATAATTTCTCTTACACTCATcaatactgcatttatttgatcagaaatacagtaaaacagtaatattgtgaaatattacaagaactgttatctattttattttcagcatcattactcctgtattcagtgtcacataatccttcagaaatcattctaatatgctgatttgctgctcagaaaacatttcttattattatcaatgtgtaaacagatgtgctgctttatatttttgcagAACAAAAATATGATACGAGGTCATGTTATGATGATGCATTGTTTAAGGATTCTTTAACGAAaagcatttgaaatataaatgttttgtaacattataacggtcaattttgatttaatgtgtccttgctgaagaGAAGtagtaatttctttaaaaaaagaaataataactgaccccaaacacacatagacacacacacatatatatatgaagagaaattttcatctaaaatgagcatttttttatcaggctcctttgtgaaggttcagtaattttactctaatggcaatgtataggtgcttttctatgcaattaaagtgaaataactgaacgtaaatataggagcctgaaaaaaatgctcattttagaagaaaatttcagacggcacttagagtcttttgcatctgaactcttcattcattcattatatacacacacacacacacacacacacacaaaatttaaactttcatatattctagattcattacatgtaaagtaaaacatttcacaagtttttttgttttaattttgatgattagagcttacagagggatgctccgatcaggatttttgcAGCCGATACCGATTTCTTGTCATGGTGATCAGCCGATGCCGATTCTGATGCTTCAAGGCAAGCTTTATATAACAtatgtaataatgttatataaataatcacaaaaattattccttatacagtgaacattttaaaatgccttTAAATTGGGTTTATGCATAACATTATGTATATCAGGATACTTaatataagacaaaaataaatacaaacaaaatggaGCAGTCTGATGCAACCCACACTAAAATAATAACACGTGTGCAGTGATGCGCAGATCAGCTCTAACATCACTGAATCggctgttaaaaatgaaccatccattcatcatatcATCATGCAAAACATACACGATAAATAGCaaatttttcattgtttctcGAAACATCATAGCATTTCCACGCCGGCGATGACATGACTGCAGTGCCAAATCATTTATGTCCCCACGCATCATGTATGTCCTCATGTGTTGACGTCATCAAATTGTGATCGGTTCGTGAGACTGGCCAAGTGTAGTGAATACCGATCGAgtcataaaatgtgattaatgGCCAATACCGATCTCCGGCCGATCGATCGGAGCATCCCTAAACGTCAAAAacccagtatctcaaaatattagaatatttcctaagatcaatcaaaaaaaggatttgcaaaacagaaaagttcaagttctttaaagtatgatcatttatgcactcaatacttggtcggggctcctttagctcaaactccagcatcagtgaggtgtggcatggaagcgatcagcctgtggcactgctgaggcactactgagccttcagctcgtctgtattgttggatcgactgtttctcatgtttctcttgaaaatatcccatatggggttcaggtcaggcatgttggctggccaatcaagcacagtaatatcatggtcaggaaaccacttggaagtggttttggcactgtggggaggtgctaaagtcctgctggaaaaggaaatcagcttctccataaagcttgtcagcagatggaaacaaagtgctccaaaatctcctggtagatggctgcactgactttggacttgataagacacaatggaccaacaccagcagacgtcacggcaccccaaatcatcactgacttcggaaacttcacactggacttcaagcagcttggattctgtgcctctgcagtcagaccttgatttccaaatgaaatgcaaaatttacttttatctgaaaagaggactttggaccactgagcaacagtccagttctttttctccacagcccaggtaagacgcttctgacgttgtctctggttcagaagtggcttggtagcccttttcctgaagacgtctgagcgtggtgactcttgatgcactgactctagcttcagttcactccttgtgaagctctcccaagtgtttgaatcggctttgcttgacagtattctcaagcttgcagtcatccctgttgcttgtgcaccttttcctatccaatttcttccttccagtcaattttgcatttaatatgctttgatacagcactctgtgaacagccacccctttcagtaatgatcctctgtgacttaccctctttgtggagggcgtt encodes:
- the bag5 gene encoding BAG family molecular chaperone regulator 5 isoform X5, with the protein product MDHGSQQQQTQQMPGPFAGYAGPQGPYPGQHPALLRLDEVQREIASLGPQVCSYSGLQNDREYKRLERELTRLLLEVDKVETEGRPELQQARKRAAGEVEGLLRYLEGNATHPSRLAIEELTQEAQNLLNEGVVEPFRQGQAQDAFEISEELVEAVQDVAMRLAQVKTGGSVPLRKARYKALTRVCAVQEILEGRVRTHTLALPLSDDTHEAVQRINQVMAQVSGARCQEVALLMGLSGRDSCAHLARILTELLVELDALDVSSNAAVRNYRKQVVEEINGLLKHLDLEGEGEDTRRWMHGGRQGWMHGGRQGYDLAQNDSIREIEVIRGRVSVLREEVLRHGAAGHGTELQGLLTHLDQVDTGRNPCIREARRRAVLEVQALITFLDLWEALGRRNPGPDEAPSHAAVWRVLASLCDLQAQVLGFDGKRADKSYMVLEELLTKQLLALDAVDPQGDQGTKTARKQAVKHAQNILSYLDMKTDEWEY
- the bag5 gene encoding BAG family molecular chaperone regulator 5 isoform X2, yielding MAARWLCSLFRKPFDGGKRTMDHGSQQQQTQQMPGPFAGYAGPQGPYPGQHPALLRLDEVQREIASLGPQVCSYSGLQNDREYKRLERELTRLLLEVDKVETEGRPELQQARKRAAGEVEGLLRYLEGNATHPSRLAIEELTQEAQNLLNEGVVEPFRQGQAQDAFEISEELVEAVQDVAMRLAQVKTGGSVPLRKARYKALTRVCAVQEILEGRVRTHTLALPLSDDTHEAVQRINQVMAQVSGARCQEVALLMGLSGRDSCAHLARILTELLVELDALDVSSNAAVRNYRKQVVEEINGLLKHLDLEGEGEDTRRWMHGGRQGWMHGGRQGYDLAQNDSIREIEVIRGRVSVLREEVLRHGAAGHGTELQGLLTHLDQVDTGRNPCIREARRRAVLEVQALITFLDLWEALGRRNPGPDEAPSHAAVWRVLASLCDLQAQVLGFDGKRADKSYMVLEELLTKQLLALDAVDPQGDQGTKTARKQAVKHAQNILSYLDMKTDEWEY
- the bag5 gene encoding BAG family molecular chaperone regulator 5 isoform X4; amino-acid sequence: MCANVFGALKSLFRKPFDGGKRTMDHGSQQQQTQQMPGPFAGYAGPQGPYPGQHPALLRLDEVQREIASLGPQVCSYSGLQNDREYKRLERELTRLLLEVDKVETEGRPELQQARKRAAGEVEGLLRYLEGNATHPSRLAIEELTQEAQNLLNEGVVEPFRQGQAQDAFEISEELVEAVQDVAMRLAQVKTGGSVPLRKARYKALTRVCAVQEILEGRVRTHTLALPLSDDTHEAVQRINQVMAQVSGARCQEVALLMGLSGRDSCAHLARILTELLVELDALDVSSNAAVRNYRKQVVEEINGLLKHLDLEGEGEDTRRWMHGGRQGYDLAQNDSIREIEVIRGRVSVLREEVLRHGAAGHGTELQGLLTHLDQVDTGRNPCIREARRRAVLEVQALITFLDLWEALGRRNPGPDEAPSHAAVWRVLASLCDLQAQVLGFDGKRADKSYMVLEELLTKQLLALDAVDPQGDQGTKTARKQAVKHAQNILSYLDMKTDEWEY
- the bag5 gene encoding BAG family molecular chaperone regulator 5 isoform X1; protein product: MCANVFGALKSLFRKPFDGGKRTMDHGSQQQQTQQMPGPFAGYAGPQGPYPGQHPALLRLDEVQREIASLGPQVCSYSGLQNDREYKRLERELTRLLLEVDKVETEGRPELQQARKRAAGEVEGLLRYLEGNATHPSRLAIEELTQEAQNLLNEGVVEPFRQGQAQDAFEISEELVEAVQDVAMRLAQVKTGGSVPLRKARYKALTRVCAVQEILEGRVRTHTLALPLSDDTHEAVQRINQVMAQVSGARCQEVALLMGLSGRDSCAHLARILTELLVELDALDVSSNAAVRNYRKQVVEEINGLLKHLDLEGEGEDTRRWMHGGRQGWMHGGRQGYDLAQNDSIREIEVIRGRVSVLREEVLRHGAAGHGTELQGLLTHLDQVDTGRNPCIREARRRAVLEVQALITFLDLWEALGRRNPGPDEAPSHAAVWRVLASLCDLQAQVLGFDGKRADKSYMVLEELLTKQLLALDAVDPQGDQGTKTARKQAVKHAQNILSYLDMKTDEWEY